In the Malaclemys terrapin pileata isolate rMalTer1 chromosome 3, rMalTer1.hap1, whole genome shotgun sequence genome, GACCTTTTGGGTTGTGGCTTTTAAAAATCAAGGGGCATCATGCAGATAGTCAATTTATCCTACTTCTACTCAGCATGGGCCTGGCAGGAGGAGATGAAAAAATAAAGACGCTTACACCTATTTTTTGGTGGGTCTTGTGTTGAAGAGGGCACAaagggagtctctctctctcataatacATCCCAAGCCAGCACACCGCTTTTTCCAGCCCTGCCCGTACTCTTATAAGGCAAGCGTGCTGCACACTGTGACGTGGCTGGTAAGCAGCTGTTGGGACACCTAAGTCACACTGCCCTGATGGAACCTTCAAACCACAGTACAGGCAGCAACTCAGGCTTCCTACGGAAGCCTGCAAAGCAAAAGCTCCATCTCAAGCCTGGCTATAGTTCATAACtcagcctgctcctgccctgagagcCACTCAATGGGCCGGGTGCAGAATGTACAGTGGGTGTTGCTCCTACTTCTTTTTCTCTCAAATGTTAGGAGAATGTGAAGTAAACTGGCTGAACAAGCAAGCAAGGGAATGTAAGTGAAAGCCCTAGGCTGCACCCCCTGTCCACTCCCCCCAGCTGGTAGCCTTGAAAATAAGGGGCTAATAAGGTGgtacggggtgggaggggcactACAAGTATAATTAAGTTTGACAAGAAGAGGGGGGCGGAAGAGGGAGCTCCATCGCCCTGCGGAGCTAGGGGTTCGGAGAAGAAGGGGTTTCTATCAGTGTACAGAACAGTagttggggaaggggaagaaaaaatcTCTGTCGGCATATAGAGATACCCCGACTGGCGTGAAGGGCTTCGGAATATGCTTGCTTGTTTAGCCTGTTGAAACTAAAAGCAAAACTATTATTGTTTAGTCTCTACTTTAGTTACTTCACATTCTCCTAACATCAGTGTAATACTGAACACAGCTTCTGACAAGGTGAGAGGCAGTGACGTTCAGAGTGCGAGGGCACTGCACTGGATTCATGAGACCTAgggtcttttcccagctctgccgctgacctCCTGTGGGACCTTGAGCAAGTCGCTGGGCCTCTCTTTCCCATCCCATCCTTTGCACGCCTTACCTATTTAGACCATAATTTCAGggcatgtgtatgtacagcatctagcaccacGGGGCCCTGGTTTTAGTTGGGATCTATCGATCCCTACTGGAATACTCACAACTTTTAATTGCCTGATTTCTGTCCCTGCCAGgaaaatagcatttttaaaaagaaagaaaacagtagCAAACAGGAGCCTGTCCTTGGCTTTAttgaataaatacaaataaacagaTACAATGGTCCTGTACTCTGAGCACTTACAGGGCCATAAATATAGTCATATAAATAGATCATATAAATAAAGATATAAACATGTAACAAGTCTTTGCCATTTCTCCTGGAGTTTTTCATTTATGTCATATTTATTGCTAAACGCCAGCAGAAGCCAGTGGGTCTacttctctcacttacactgatgtaagtcaggagtgactccagtgaAATCACAGGAGTTATAACGGGATAAAACCAGgctaaatgagatcagaatcaggcccaaagtctcTTAGTCAGCGCTACACTAGAAATAGTTGCTGGTATAGGAAAGTCGATTAGAGGTGcgatttttttttgcaatatttctgtaagaaaaagccctagtatagatgcagttatatcagcaTAAAGGTGCATTTGCCAGTATAGTTCATTTCCCTTGCTGAACCGTATAAGCTATACGGGCAAAAGCACTAGGAGGGTGTCCTGGCAAACTCTTTCTAGTGTACAGCTAGTCTTGCACTGATTTTCAGTTTTCTATGTCAGATACTGACATGGACACGCACAAAATGATTTGGGAATAGAGTTGTGCTCTCTCACAAATCAGAATTTACATCTCCTGCTTCCCTTCCTTTTCTATGTTGCTTGTCTTCtcggactgtaagctcttcagggcatggtCCATTTCTACTTTTATGtcagtacagcacctagcacaatgggacccatgATCAGAGCCTGGAGGCCCTACCATAGtgtaaatattaattaataacaataataatcagcactggaaaaaattccccctccccctccccctgatttTGTATTGAAAAGTCAGGTTAAATTTCATGAGGATCTGACAGATCAGAGTAATCATGAATTTGTTACACATGTCGTTTGTTACACCGGCAGGCTGTCCATGCGTCTTCCTTGTCCTGACCCTCTTAGGACTGATGTCGGAGAACAGGCAGAACGCAGGTACAGCCTACGGTGATGAGCTGCTTCTCCAGCTGGTAGGCGTGCTGGCAGCCTTTCTGCTCCCGTCGGAGAACGAGGATCTCCTGCTGGATGGGGACAGAGTTCATGCTGTAGTCCTCCTGCCCCAAGGCATTCACGCAGCTTGAATGGCGACACTTGGCCTCAGCGATCACTTCGGGGAACCGGTTGGGATCCTTGGTAATGCTGTGAATCAAGACACAAAGAGAATGAATTCTGTTACAACGCTATTCCTCGGAGGACAATGCAGATCAGCAGGGTCTGAGTCTCCTCCATGAATCACTCAACAGATCAGTGTTTTTTCTCATTCAATAACCTATTTCcaaatggggtgaccagacagcaagtgtgaaaaatcaggatgggggtggggggcaataagatgaagccccaaatatcgggacaactggtcaccctatttccaaaTGAGGTCAATGCAGGATGTTCCTAGTGATCAACTGTTAGCCCGAAGCAAACAGATTGATAGGCCTTGTAATTTTATTCTACTTAATAAATAGACAGATGCTATTCTTAGTTCTGGACATGGCTATGTTTACTGTAAATTTGCCCCGAGAATAGGAATATTGGCGTGaccataccagatcagaccaatggctatctagcccaggatcctgtctccaacagggGTGAGAATATCCTGTAGCAGTGAGTTTCCTAGGTTCATTATGAACTGTGAAAAAGATACTTCCTtctattcattttatatttttatcctCTTTGCCCCATCACATGCCTACTGATCCTCATTAGGAGACAAGGTAAAAGGAGTCACCCTGTGTTATTTATTTCAGAGTGATTTCCTAGAAATGGCTGAAAATTTAGGAGAGTGTTTATAATtcctctggtttcagagtagcagccgtgttagtctgtatccgcaaaaagaacaggagtacttgtggcaccttaaatttgttagtctctcaggtgccacaagtactcctgttctttttataattcCTCTGTACCAGATAAATGTAGCAGGGCTCTGGCTGACGACACCTAGTGGAGTTCCATGGCAAATTCACTCAATACCCTTTGTAAATGCTGAAAGGACACCAcgatccagggccggtgcaacccgttagtcgacctaggcggttgcctagggcactagcatttggggggtcGGCATTTCGGGTCCTTTGGCGGTGAccgcggcagccggatcttcggccaccccggtcgtcgtcggcattttggggcaggagggcgcagggagggccgcctgcagcaagtaagcgGGGGATGGCACGCAGGGGAACCgctgcccgccccagctcacctctgctctgcctcctcccctgagtgcgccgccctgctctgcttctctccctcccaggcttgcggcgccaaacagctgattggcgccgcacacctgggaggcaggagaagtggagcggtgatggcgtgctcgggggaggaggcagagccgaGGTGAACTGGTGCGGGGAGCTGCCACGCggctccccgggccagggggaagctgctgcgggggggggcacctcagggcagagggggggtggggagctgccgcggggggtgcACCTTAGGGCAGAGGGGAGTggcggagagctgccacagggctcgggggggggggcgcaaggtgtaagtttcacctagggcacgaaacatccttgcatCCTCCCTGCGAAGACCTTTTTGTTTCCGATGGGAACATGCAGATAACTGTGCAGTGCAGCGTGGCCAGTACATTTCAAGCCAATGGGGATGTGTGTGTTACCTGTAATCCCAAGGAGATATAGACCGGTTCCTGACATCATGAGCCACTCTGATTGCATGACTGGAGCTGCTGATGTGTATGTTGACTTTCACACTTAGAGGGAATCTGGAATTCTTTTGGGGCGGGCAGCCGTCGCTCACTCTCTCATTAGAGCCTCCTTCCTTGTTGGGTTCAGTCCGTACCGCCCTGCCATGGGCTGAATTCTTAGCCGAGAGCCCCAGGATCAGCATTAGCAGCAGTGTCCTGAACTGAAAGAGAGAAACAGCTTTCTTAATTCTATTCAGATCAGAGTTTGGAATTGACGAGGGCACCAAACAGCGCCAGTGACACCTCCCTCGGGACTCTCTTGTGAATCGTAAAAGGAAGAGCAAAGCACAAGTGAAACCTGGTGAATAGTGATTTTAGAGAGAAGGCCAATTCATCCATCCTGGGGAATCAGCGCTGGATTATGGTTACCATTCGCCCGCAACTCTACCTCAGCTGGGTATAACGTACTGTCCAGCACAGCAATAGAGGCTTATGCTGCTTCCAAGGGAAGACAATTCAAAAGTGGACAGCGCCCAGAGTTTTCaaggaaatctttttttttatggctatctttgtctttaaaataaatatttgcactaaGCCGAGATGCCTCTTCTGAGAGCAATGACAGGTCCTGCTCTTGGGGGTTGATTATTATCAGGCTAGGATGCACAAGGCTGGATATGGAAGAGAAGCAGCTAGAGGCTCTGCACCTCTGGAAAATCAGGCCTAAATatggatgtaggtgcctaactttagacacccacATTTGGACATTTTGGctacagtgacttgcccaaagccagcgctggcagaaatagaacccaggatgcTTGACTCCCTAGCTCAATCCTGAAGGCCACAGCTGCCCACTTGCATTGTCCCAGTCTCTTTTGcacttctccctttcccccactgcCTTGTACTGCATCTGGTCCAGTACTTTGCAATGCAAAGTCCAGTCCATTTTCCCTGGTCTCTCTGGGCATGCAGGGGGTTTCAGGGACTCAGCTAAACGTTGGAaatgctggggaggagggcacaGTGAAATCCAGCCAGGAGGGAGGTGGACACCATCACAAGGAGCAAAGCTAAGGACAAACAATGGAATCAGATGGTGGCGCTCTAAGCAGGGTAAAGGCAATGGAAGCAAgtccaagccaatgggagatggACCAGCCAAAGAAAATCTCTGTCTCTGGTAAGGATCAGAGAAAGCCAGCTCCACAAAGGTTGGGTTTGGGTCCAGGCCTGGATCGTTCTGATCTGATCGTTTCCCAAAGTCATGGGGTGTTCAGATCAGGGGGATTGGCTGCAGATCCATGTCTACACATGGCCCGGGACATGAAATGAGCACTGGGTGAGCAGGTTTGGATCAAATTCGAGGCTGAAGATTCAGGCGATCGAATCGCTCCTGGGAAGGTTATATCACACACGGGCACCTAAGGAATGCTGCTCATTCTCTCTTGGCTGAAGCTTTCAAAAAGGGGAGTACAAGGCTAAGCTTTTAAACCCACGCTGAGGGACCTGATTCTCCAAAGTGCCCCAGCAATCAGGGAGAGCCCAATTGATGCTCAGGGTTAAGCTAAGCTTCAGAGAGGCAGGTGTTTCTTCAACACCTCTCTGCCCCAGCACATCAGCTCTGACTGGCATGTAGCATCCCCAGCTCTGTCAAGCCCAGACAACCCTGCACCAGCCTCAcactcctgacctgcaacagTCCCTGCTAGGCTAAATCCTCAGCTGTGGTGCTGCTCTGCCAGAGGAACTCAGCGCAGAGCGGGAGGAAATACCCCCTTCTTTTCCAGCCCCCAGCCTGCCTTTGGCAGAGCTGGCAATCGTGCCAGCGGTTTTGTGGCACACACAAAGACAGCACTGCCATCCCAAAGCACTCGGCAATCATGGGTCAGGCCCCGGcagtcatgagattttaaaaaaaaaattattattattattggccgCTTTTGATTTGGCTTCTGTTTGGgggtggttgggggtggggtgcactCATTTCATGAGCTCAAGCTTTGCTACGCTGGACACACCCTTTTTCTTTTGAGTGAAAGCTGAGACGCTGACGCAGCAGAAGAGCGAACGTTGCAAGGGTGCTGACGCTATCACGGGCTGTGCAAGGGGAAAACCCAGACACATTCCTATTGAAGACAGGATTCAAACCCACATTCGTCAAAGGTTACAGCCAGGTGATGGGGCAACACAGCATCCGGGCAGGTGCCAAGGACTAAGCATGCCCGGCAACCCAACAGAGGGACAGTCACAGATGAGCTGCTGTGACAGCACTGCGGGAAGAGGTGCCTGCCTCGCTGAAGCTTTGCATAGCTGAATCAGGCTCGCATTGACTCCCCTGGGTGCAcagcccttttgaaaaatccGTGGATAAGGGCACTGAGCTGAGAGTcagggttctgttctcagctctgacCCTGAGCTGCTttgtgtccttgggcaaatcaccgccttcctttcagcttctctttccccacccagactttgtctgtttagattgtaagctgttcgAGGCagggactcatagactttaaggccagtaaagaccatcatgatcatctaagtctgacctgctgcacattgcaggccacggaacctcacccacccattcctggaaTCGACCTCTAACCTCTGGcggagttactgacgtcctcaaatcatggtttaaagatttcaagttacagtgaatccaccatttacactcgtttaaacctgcaagtgacccgggccccatgctgcagaggaaggcgaaaaaaacctgagagtctcttcCAATCTGacaggagaaaattccttcccgaccccaaatatggggaTTAATTTGATCTCGAGCATGCTggcaagatccaccagccagacacctgggaaagaattctctgtagtcactcagagccctccccatctagtgtcccaatACTGTCTCTATCGATGAACTTATACAGTGCCA is a window encoding:
- the LOC128834889 gene encoding interleukin-17F-like, with amino-acid sequence MAFARHPSLFRTLLLMLILGLSAKNSAHGRAVRTEPNKEGGSNERVSDGCPPQKNSRFPLSVKVNIHISSSSHAIRVAHDVRNRSISPWDYSITKDPNRFPEVIAEAKCRHSSCVNALGQEDYSMNSVPIQQEILVLRREQKGCQHAYQLEKQLITVGCTCVLPVLRHQS